One part of the Lycium ferocissimum isolate CSIRO_LF1 chromosome 8, AGI_CSIRO_Lferr_CH_V1, whole genome shotgun sequence genome encodes these proteins:
- the LOC132067964 gene encoding probable methyltransferase PMT26: protein MALGKYSRVDGRKSSSYCSTVTIVVFVALCLVGVWMMTSSSIVPEQNSDLSSQGKKNDVSTQVTESKENNNNAGSESNPTDEGKSKQFEDNPGDLPEDATKGDALVSQEENRSNPQETESTSEVKQEEKSIEQKEDTGDSKSETQSERGTDNSDDKKEDGQYKVDDKDSEAGEKNENKSVGEEIEEGADEKKSVENSAELNDKKDQKVDQDSDDQKKDQSSSEVFTSGVQSDLLNETTTQNGAFGTQASESKNEKEMQKSSGSDKESSYTWKLCNATAGPDYIPCLDNLEAIRNLRSTKHYEHRERHCPDNSPTCLVPLPEGYQRSVEWPTSREKIWYHNVPHTKLAEVKGHQNWVKVSGEYLTFPGGGTQFKHGALHYIDFIQQSVPEIAWGKRTRVILDVGCGVASFGGYLFERDVLAMSFAPKDEHEAQVQFALERGIPAISAVMGTKRLPFPGRVFDVVHCARCRVPWHIEGGKLLLELNRVLRPGGLFVWSATPVYQKLPEDVGIWEAMKKLTNAMCWELISKTKDRVNGVGIAVYRKPTSNECYEQRSKDDPPLCQGSDDPNAAWNVPLQACMHKAPVATSERGSQWPESWPARVSKSPYWLLSSEVGVYGKPAPEDFTADYEHWKHVVKNSYLTGMGINWSTVRNVMDMRAIYGGFAAALRDLNVWVMNIVSIDAPDTLPIIYERGLFGIYHDWCESFSTYPRSYDLLHADHLFSKIKTKCGLPAIVAEVDRILRPEGKLIVRDKAETITELESMLKSMHYEIRMTYTKDKEGLLCCQKTMWRPKDVETLTYAIA, encoded by the exons ATGGCATTAGGAAAGTATTCTAGAGTAGATGGCAGGAAGTCATCGAGTTATTGCTCCACTGTGACTATAGTGGTATTTGTAGCTCTATGTTTAGTTGGGGTGTGGATGATGACATCATCATCTATTGTTCCAGAACAAAATTCAGATTTGTCCTCACAGGGGAAAAAGAATGACGTGTCAACACAGGTAACGGAAAGTAAAGAGAATAACAACAACGCTGGTTCTGAGAGTAATCCAACTGATGAGGGAAAATCAAAACAATTTGAGGATAACCCAGGTGATTTACCTGAGGATGCAACAAAAGGAGATGCCTTAGTTAGTCAAGAAGAAAATCGTTCTAATCCACAAGAAACAGAATCAACCTCAGAGGTGAAACAGGAAGAGAAATCAATAGAACAGAAAGAGGATACTGGAGACTCTAAATCGGAAACTCAATCCGAGAGGGGGACAGATAATTCAGATGACAAAAAGGAAGATGGGCAATACAAAGTAGATGATAAGGATTCCGAGGCTGGGGAGAAAAACGAAAATAAATCTGTTGGAGAAGAGATCGAAGAGGGTGCTGATGAGAAAAAATCAGTCGAAAACTCAGCTGAACTGAATGATAAAAAGGATCAGAAGGTAGACCAAGATTCTGATGATCAGAAGAAGGACCAGTCTTCAAGTGAGGTATTTACTTCAGGGGTTCAGTCAGACCTTTTGAATGAAACCACAACTCAAAATGGAGCATTTGGAACTCAGGCATCAGAATCAAAGAATGAAAAGGAAATGCAGAAGTCTTCGGGATCAGATAAAGAAAGTAGTTACACTTGGAAACTCTGCAATGCCACTGCTGGGCCAGATTATATCCCTTGCCTTGATAATTTGGAAGCAATTAGGAACCTCAGAAGTACAAAACATTATGAACACCGAGAGAGACACTGCCCAGATAATTCTCCGACTTGTCTTGTTCCACTTCCTGAAGGATATCAACGTTCAGTTGAGTGGCCTACGAGTAGGGAAAAG ATATGGTACCACAATGTTCCCCATACGAAGCTTGCAGAAGTTAAAGGACATCAAAATTGGGTCAAAGTTAGTGGTGAATACCTTACCTTCCCAGGTGGGGGAACCCAGTTTAAGCATGGTGCTCTACACTATATTGATTTCATACAGCAG TCTGTTCCAGAAATTGCCTGGGGCAAGCGAACTCGGGTTATATTAGATGTTGGATGTGGGGTTGCCAGCTTTGGGGGTTATCTTTTCGAAAGAGATGTTTTAGCAATGTCTTTTGCTCCTAAAGATGAACATGAAGCTCAGGTTCAGTTTGCTCTTGAGAGGGGTATTCCTGCTATATCTGCTGTCATGGGTACAAAGAGGCTTCCCTTTCCCGGTCGAGTCTTTGACGTTGTTCATTGTGCACGTTGCAGAGTGCCCTGGCATATTGAAG GGGGGAAACTTCTCCTGGAGCTCAATCGTGTACTTCGACCTGGTGGATTATTTGTTTGGTCTGCTACTCCTGTCTACCAAAAGCTTCCTGAAGATGTTGGGATCTGGGAAG CCATGAAGAAGTTGACAAACGCAATGTGCTGGGAACTTATTTCAAAAACCAAAGATAGAGTTAATGGAGTAGGGATTGCTGTATATCGCAAGCCTACTTCCAATGAGTGCTATGAACAAAGATCAAAAGACGATCCCCCGCTTTGTCAAGGATCTGATGATCCAAACGCAGCCTG GAATGTGCCTTTACAAGCTTGCATGCATAAAGCTCCTGTTGCCACATCAGAACGTGGATCTCAATGGCCAGAATCATGGCCAGCCAGGGTATCCAAATCACCTTACTGGTTATTGAGTTCCGAGGTTGGAGTATATGGGAAACCAGCTCCAGAAGATTTTACCGCAGATTATGAACACTGGAAACATGTGGTGAAGAATTCATATCTTACTGGAATGGGGATAAACTGGTCTACTGTGCGGAATGTTATGGACATGCGTGCTATCTATGGAGG ATTTGCAGCTGCTTTAAGAGACTTGAATGTGTGGGTTATGAACATTGTCTCAATAGATGCTCCAGATACGCTACCAATTATTTATGAGAGAGGTCTTTTTGGAATTTATCATGACTGGTGTGAATCCTTCAGCACATATCCCAGATCTTACGATCTTCTCCATGCTGACCATCTCTTCTCCAAGATTAAAACAAA GTGTGGTTTACCGGCAATAGTTGCTGAAGTTGACCGCATTTTGAGACCAGAAGGGAAGCTCATCGTGCGTGACAAGGCAGAGACCATAACCGAGTTAGAAAGTATGCTCAAGTCTATGCATTATGAAATCCGTATGACCTATACCAAGGACAAGGAAGGGTTGTTGTGTTGCCAGAAAACAATGTGGCGCCCCAAGGACGTCGAGACACTAACTTATGCCATTGCTTAG
- the LOC132066245 gene encoding nuclear transcription factor Y subunit B-3-like, producing the protein MEEGRQGNGPISPESTSKITIQQTTPPTFNTITTSKEQDRFLPIANVGRIMKKVIPGNGKMSKDAKETMQECVSEFISFVTGEASEKCQREKRKTINGDDIIGAIQILGFEDYVNPLKQYLNKYRELDEGEKLNMPTSNNNKQQHYDPSYDNVYIDSPSSAQASFLSTTDQSFRLPTFSQNSIQSHLSQQEQIDSTGHW; encoded by the coding sequence ATGGAAGAGGGAAGGCAGGGAAATGGGCCAATTAGTCCAGAAAGCACTTCAAAAATCACCATACAGCAGACAACCCCTCCTACATTCAATACAATTACTACTAGTAAAGAACAAGATCGGTTCCTTCCAATAGCAAATGTGGGGAGAATCATGAAGAAAGTCATCCCGGGCAATGGGAAGATGTCGAAAGATGCAAAAGAGACGATGCAAGAATGCGTGTCGGAGTTCATTAGTTTCGTGACTGGAGAAGCATCAGAAAAATGCCAGCGCGAGAAGAGGAAGACCATCAATGGGGATGACATTATTGGGGCAATCCAAATCCTGGGGTTCGAGGATTATGTGAACCCACTGAAGCAATATCTTAACAAGTACAGAGAACTTGACGAAGGTGAAAAGCTAAATATGCCtactagtaataataataagcagCAACACTATGATCCTAGTTACGACAACGTCTATATTGATTCTCCCAGCTCAGCTCAGGCTTCATTTCTATCAACAACAGACCAATCATTTCGGTTGCCAACATTTTCACAGAACTCAATACAATCCCACTTATCTCAACAAGAGCAGATTGACTCTACGGGGCATTGGTAA
- the LOC132067966 gene encoding uncharacterized protein LOC132067966: protein MGKMNDVKKLLEKEGGDYERGVDSMPWRFIEPFVSHGLKVELVEPGRVVCSFKVPARLVNSGNFLHGGATAALVDILGSAVIHTVGTPLTGVSLEINVSYLDAAFLGEEIEVEAKVLRVGKAIAAVTVDLRKKETGKIVAHGRHTKYLPVNSKL, encoded by the exons ATGGGGAAAATGAATGATGTGAAGAAATTGTTGGAGAAAGAAGGAGGGGATTATGAAAGGGGAGTGGATTCGATGCCTTGGAGATTCATTGAACCGTTTGTGTCACATGGGCTGAAGGTGGAGCTTGTTGAGCCGGGTCGGGTCGTGTGCTCTTTCAAAGTGCCAGCTCGTCTAGTGAATTCGGGTAATTTCCTACATGGGGGAGCGACGGCGGCACTGGTGGATATATTGGGTTCAGCTGTAATTCATACAGTTGGCACCCCACTCACTGGTGTCTCTCTTGAGATCAATGTTTCCTACTTGGATGCTGCTTTTCTCGGT GAGGAAATCGAAGTTGAAGCCAAAGTATTACGTGTTGGGAAGGCAATCGCTGCTGTCACTGTTGACTTGAGGAAGAAAGAGACGGGGAAGATAGTTGCACATGGTCGCCATACGAAGTATTTGCCTGTCAATAGTAAGCTTTGA
- the LOC132067965 gene encoding calcium-dependent protein kinase SK5-like, with protein sequence MDSSSASQDPPKPKKSSLTTPPKHSWILPYKTQSLDTVYTIGKKLGQGQFGTTYLCTEKSTGDLYACKTIPKKKLICKEDYEDVWREIQIMHHLSEHPNVVRIKGTYEDALYVHIVMELCAGGELFDRIVEKGQYSEKEAAKLIKTIVGVVEACHSLGVMHRDLKPENFLFLSSEEDAALKATDFGLSVFYKPGETFSDVVGSPYYVAPEVLCKHYGPESDVWSAGVILYILLSGVPPFWAETDMGIFRQILRGKLDFESEPWPGISDSAKDLLRKILDRNPKRRITAHEVLCHPWIVDDSMTPDKPLDSAVLSRLKQFSAMNKLKKMALRVIAERLSEEEIGGLKELFKMLDTDNSGTITFEELKEGLRRVGSELMESEIKDLMDAADIDNNGTIDYGEFIAATVHLNKLEREENLVSAFSFFDKDGSGYITIEELQQACKEFGLSELNLDEIIKDIDQDNDGQIDYGEFSAMMRKGTGGGVGRRTIRNALNLGEALGLVQREENV encoded by the exons ATGGATTCCTCCTCAGCTTCACAAGACCCTCCCAAGccaaagaaatcatctttaacaACCCCACCTAAGCATTCTTGGATTCTTCCTTACAAAACCCAAAGCCTTGACACTGTTTACACTATAGGCAAAAAGTTGGGCCAAGGTCAGTTTGGAACTACCTATCTTTGTACTGAAAAATCCACTGGCGATCTTTATGCTTGCAAGACTATACCAAAGAAGAAGCTGATCTGTAAGGAAGATTACGAGGATGTTTGGAGAGAGATTCAGATAATGCACCATTTGTCTGAGCACCCAAATGTTGTAAGAATAAAGGGTACTTATGAAGATGCTTTATATGTGCATATAGTTATGGAGCTTTGTGCTGGTGGGGAGCTCTTTGATAGGATTGTTGAAAAGGGCCAGTATAGTGAAAAAGAAGCAGCGAAGTTGATCAAAACAATTGTTGGGGTGGTCGAGGCTTGCCATTCATTAGGAGTCATGCATAGAGATCTCAAGCCTGAGAATTTCTTGTTTCTCAGTTCTGAAGAGGATGCTGCTCTCAAGGCCACTGATTTTGGCCTTTCTGTTTTCTACAAGCCAG gtgaaacattttcggatgttGTTGGAAGTCCTTACTATGTTGCCCCAGAGGTTTTATGCAAGCATTATGGACCTGAATCAGATGTATGGAGTGCAGGAGTTATCTTGTACATATTACTTAGTGGTGTTCCACCTTTTTGGGCAG AAACTGATATGGGAATCTTTCGTCAGATTCTGCGAGGCAAACTAGATTTTGAATCTGAACCCTGGCCTGGAATTTCAGATAGTGCAAAGGACTTGTTACGCAAAATTCTTGATAGAAATCCAAAGAGGAGGATAACTGCCCATGAAGTTTTGT GCCATCCGTGGATCGTGGATGACTCAATGACCCCTGATAAACCTCTTGACTCTGCAGTTCTTTCACGCCTCAAGCAATTCTCAGCAATGAACAAACTAAAGAAAATGGCTTTGCGT GTGATTGCCGAACGGCTATCAGAAGAAGAAATTGGTGGCCTCAAGGAGCTATTCAAAATGTTAGACACAGACAATAGTGGAACGATAACTTTTGAGGAACTAAAAGAGGGATTGAGGCGAGTAGGTTCTGAACTAATGGAGTCTGAGATCAAGGATCTTATGGATGCG GCAGACATTGACAACAATGGAACAATAGACTATGGGGAGTTTATTGCTGCTACTGTTCATTTAAACAAACTGGAAAGAGAGGAGAATCTAGTATCAGCCTTCTCTTTCTTTGACAAAGATGGTAGTGGATACATAACTATCGAGGAACTTCAGCAAGCCTGCAAAGAATTTGGTCTAAGCGAGCTCAATCTTGATGAAATAATTAAAGACATTGATCAAGATAAT GATGGACAGATAGACTACGGGGAATTTTCTGCAATGATGAGGAAAGGCACTGGTGGAGGCGTTGGAAGGAGGACCATTAGAAACGCTTTGAATTTAGGAGAAGCACTTGGACTCGTACAGAGGGAAGAAAATGTATAA
- the LOC132067967 gene encoding cytochrome c oxidase assembly protein COX11, mitochondrial-like isoform X1, giving the protein MSLSRLSGRLNLFLSLNRNHHYPLPTSRNQLEIVVSKDRNLGALDIRYGQLFDFGCRGFTSRCDLNKSAIDNCKGLSLLRGQNTARSWQMLNLRHHYASQATTATEKKSKKMLYYLTGLVFAMVGASYAAVPLYRRFCQATGYGGTVQRRESVEEKIARHAKDGRVASREIAVQFNADVADGMPWKFIPTQREVKVKPGESALAFYTAENRSSAPITGVSTYNVTPMKAAVYFNKIQCFCFEEQRLLPGEQIDMPVFFYIDPEFETDPKMDGINSIILSYTFFKVSDK; this is encoded by the exons ATGTCACTTTCCAGGCTTTCTGGAAGACTcaatcttttcctttctttaaaCAGGAATCATCATTATCCCCTTCCCACATCCAG GAACCAGCTTGAAATTGTAGTGTCAAAAGATAGAAACCTTGGGGCACTTGACATCAGATATGGACAACTCTTTGATTTTGGATGTCGAGGTTTCACGTCAAGGTGTGATCTTAACAAGTCTGCAATTGATAACTGCAAAGGGTTGTCCCTTTTGAGAGGACAGAATACAGCTAGGTCTTGGCAAATGTTGAATCTTCGTCATCATTATGCATCTCAGGCTACTACTGCAACGGAGAAGAAATCAAAGAAGATGCTCTATTACTTGACGGGTTTGGTATTTGCTATGGTAGGGGCTAGTTATGCTGCAGTTCCTCTGTACAGGAGATTCTGTCAAGCCACAGGATATGGAGGTACAGTTCAACGTCGTGAG AGTGTTGAAGAAAAGATTGCGCGGCATGCAAAAGATGGAAGAGTTGCTTCTAG GGAGATTGCTGTACAATTCAATGCTGATGTAGCGGATGGAATGCCTTGGAAGTTTATTCCAACACAGCGAGAG GTAAAGGTAAAACCAGGGGAGAGCGCTCTTGCTTTTTACACTGCTGAAAATCGAAGCTCGGCTCCCATTACAGGCGTATCAACATACAACGTAACCCCCATGAAG GCTGCAGTGTATTTCAATAAAATACAGTGTTTTTGCTTTGAGGAACAGCGATTGCTTCCAGGAGAGCAGATTGACATGCCT gtttttttttacattgatCCCGAGTTTGAAACCGACCCCAAAATGGATGGCATCAACAGTATAATCCTATCATACACATTTTTTAAGGTGTCGGACAAATAA
- the LOC132067967 gene encoding cytochrome c oxidase assembly protein COX11, mitochondrial-like isoform X2, with translation MSLSRLSGRLNLFLSLNRNHHYPLPTSRNQLEIVVSKDRNLGALDIRYGQLFDFGCRGFTSRCDLNKSAIDNCKGLSLLRGQNTARSWQMLNLRHHYASQATTATEKKSKKMLYYLTGLVFAMVGASYAAVPLYRRFCQATGYGGTVQRRESVEEKIARHAKDGRVASREIAVQFNADVADGMPWKFIPTQREVKVKPGESALAFYTAENRSSAPITGVSTYNVTPMKYLGTLFQLVLLLNYKRQVRAVDPKWGCPFKGHCHLLLVAPKQR, from the exons ATGTCACTTTCCAGGCTTTCTGGAAGACTcaatcttttcctttctttaaaCAGGAATCATCATTATCCCCTTCCCACATCCAG GAACCAGCTTGAAATTGTAGTGTCAAAAGATAGAAACCTTGGGGCACTTGACATCAGATATGGACAACTCTTTGATTTTGGATGTCGAGGTTTCACGTCAAGGTGTGATCTTAACAAGTCTGCAATTGATAACTGCAAAGGGTTGTCCCTTTTGAGAGGACAGAATACAGCTAGGTCTTGGCAAATGTTGAATCTTCGTCATCATTATGCATCTCAGGCTACTACTGCAACGGAGAAGAAATCAAAGAAGATGCTCTATTACTTGACGGGTTTGGTATTTGCTATGGTAGGGGCTAGTTATGCTGCAGTTCCTCTGTACAGGAGATTCTGTCAAGCCACAGGATATGGAGGTACAGTTCAACGTCGTGAG AGTGTTGAAGAAAAGATTGCGCGGCATGCAAAAGATGGAAGAGTTGCTTCTAG GGAGATTGCTGTACAATTCAATGCTGATGTAGCGGATGGAATGCCTTGGAAGTTTATTCCAACACAGCGAGAG GTAAAGGTAAAACCAGGGGAGAGCGCTCTTGCTTTTTACACTGCTGAAAATCGAAGCTCGGCTCCCATTACAGGCGTATCAACATACAACGTAACCCCCATGAAG TACCTAGGAACACTGTTTCAACTAGTCCTTCTTTTGAATTACAAGAGACAAGTAAGAGCTGTCGATCCGAAATGGGGTTGCCCATTCAAGGGACATTGTCATCTCCTACTAGTGGCCCCAAAACAGAGATGA
- the LOC132067969 gene encoding protein OPI10 homolog has product MFGVVFPNRSFPMDISTFTQIDTTHWVLDMNTFVGEAYDSIREVCIFLINNLTLPPDKALAVYIQSPGSPFLFCGAVTVTRPSAVLSLPWPEPGGQLQLTADATPISAKIGVSVEDLATLPSLDVAAGQKIERLALKVGENLFNFMQSFCGVDGSKLVVPMDILDRWFKKFQERAKRDPEYLKGFAL; this is encoded by the exons ATGTTTGGAGTGGTGTTCCCGAACCGAAGCTTTCCTATGGATATCTCCACCTTTACTCAAATAGACACCACCCATTGGGTCCTTGACATGAACACCTTTGTTG GGGAAGCATATGATTCAATTCGAGAAGTCTGCATATTCCTCATCAACAACCTCACGCTACCACCAGACAAGGCCCTGGCTGTGTATATCCAATCCCCTGGCTCACCTTTCCTCTTTTGTGGTGCAGTCACGGTGACTCGACCCTCTGCTGTGCTGTCGCTTCCTTGGCCAGAGCCAGGTGGCCAACTGCAGCTCACTGCTGATGCAACTCCAATCTCTGCCAAGATAGGTGTTTCAGTTGAGGATCTTGCAACACTTCCCTCCCTGGATGTGGCTGCAGGGCAGAAAATTGAGAGGTTGGCACTGAAAGTTGGTGAGAATTTATTCAATTTCATGCAGTCATTTTGTGGGGTGGATGGCAGTAAGCTGGTGGTGCCTATGGATATATTGGATCGCTGGTTCAAGAAATTCCAGGAACGAGCAAAGCGAGATCCAGAATATTTGAAGGGCTTCGCTTTGTAG